A stretch of the Streptomyces venezuelae genome encodes the following:
- a CDS encoding response regulator transcription factor, protein MRVVIAEDSVLLREGLTRLLTDRGHDVVAGVGDAEALLKTVAGLAAEKALPDVVVADVRMPPTHTDEGVRAAVRLRRDHPGIGVLVLSQYVEEQYATELLAGSSTGVGYLLKDRVADVREFTEAVVRVARGGTALDPEVVAQLLGRSRKQDVLAGLTPRESEVLALMAEGRTNSAIAKQLVVSDGAVEKHVSNIFMKLGLSPSDGDHRRVLAVLTYLNS, encoded by the coding sequence GTGCGGGTGGTCATCGCCGAGGATTCAGTGCTGCTCCGTGAAGGCCTGACCCGGCTGCTGACCGACCGGGGGCATGACGTCGTTGCGGGCGTCGGGGACGCAGAAGCCCTGCTCAAGACGGTCGCCGGGCTGGCGGCCGAGAAGGCGCTGCCGGATGTGGTGGTGGCGGATGTCCGGATGCCCCCCACGCATACGGACGAAGGGGTACGGGCGGCCGTGCGGCTGCGCCGGGACCATCCCGGCATCGGGGTACTGGTCCTGTCGCAGTATGTGGAGGAGCAGTACGCCACCGAACTCCTGGCCGGTTCGAGCACCGGGGTGGGGTATCTGCTGAAGGACCGGGTGGCCGACGTGCGCGAGTTCACCGAGGCTGTGGTGCGGGTGGCCCGGGGCGGTACCGCGCTGGACCCCGAGGTGGTGGCCCAGCTGCTGGGCCGCAGCCGGAAGCAGGATGTTCTTGCGGGACTGACCCCCCGTGAGAGCGAAGTGCTGGCCCTGATGGCCGAAGGCCGCACGAATTCCGCGATCGCGAAACAGCTGGTGGTCAGCGATGGAGCGGTCGAGAAGCATGTCAGCAATATCTTCATGAAGCTCGGCCTCTCGCCGAGTGACGGGGATCACCGGCGCGTGCTGGCGGTCCTCACCTATCTGAATTCCTGA
- a CDS encoding sensor histidine kinase yields the protein MSVDIQASDHDRPPPVRPVFSVDTWKEIAYLLTNLPVAITGFVYTVFMIGTAGGLSVTVIGLPLLAGGLYLSRQTGRFERTRARELLGVRMEEPTPIPAPERAGGFFPWLWTSIKDPVAWRTVLYSLARLPWGILTFTVVLTGLFVLWPVLPYVVRMLADADRAMVRVMLAPSDELERRIAELESDRGVVVDTAAADLRRIERDLHDGAQARLVALAMGLGLAKEKLLEDPDAAAAMVDEAHGEVKLALQELRDLARGIHPAVLTDRGLDAALSAVASRCVVPVKVQVDLAVRPAEAIEGIAYFTVSELLQNVSKHAGARSAAVEVWWAAPSGGLGSRLGSRSGAGAGAGAGGGRLMIRVSDDGRGGARLDRGTGLAGLAERLGAVDGVFVLDSPEGGGTTVTAELPWRDRG from the coding sequence ATGAGCGTCGACATCCAGGCATCCGACCACGACCGGCCACCGCCCGTGCGCCCTGTCTTCAGTGTGGACACGTGGAAGGAAATCGCGTACCTGCTGACCAACCTTCCTGTGGCGATCACCGGATTCGTTTACACCGTGTTCATGATCGGAACGGCCGGCGGACTGTCCGTGACCGTGATCGGACTGCCGCTGCTCGCCGGCGGACTGTACCTGTCCCGCCAGACAGGACGGTTCGAACGGACCCGGGCGCGCGAGCTGCTCGGCGTACGCATGGAGGAACCCACGCCGATACCCGCCCCGGAGCGGGCCGGCGGGTTCTTCCCCTGGCTGTGGACGAGCATCAAGGACCCGGTGGCCTGGCGGACCGTGCTGTACTCGCTGGCCCGGCTGCCGTGGGGGATTCTGACCTTCACGGTGGTGCTGACCGGCCTGTTCGTCCTGTGGCCGGTACTCCCCTATGTGGTCCGGATGCTGGCCGATGCGGACCGGGCGATGGTACGGGTCATGCTGGCGCCGTCCGACGAGCTGGAGCGGCGGATCGCCGAGCTGGAGTCGGACCGGGGGGTCGTGGTCGACACGGCGGCGGCCGACCTGCGGCGGATCGAGCGGGACCTGCACGACGGGGCGCAGGCGCGGCTGGTGGCGCTGGCGATGGGGCTCGGGCTGGCGAAGGAGAAGCTGCTGGAGGACCCCGACGCGGCGGCGGCGATGGTCGACGAGGCGCACGGCGAAGTGAAGCTGGCGCTGCAGGAGCTGCGTGATCTGGCGCGCGGGATCCATCCGGCGGTGCTGACGGACCGCGGGCTGGACGCGGCGTTGTCGGCGGTGGCCTCGCGGTGCGTGGTGCCGGTCAAGGTGCAGGTGGACCTGGCGGTGCGGCCGGCCGAGGCGATCGAGGGGATCGCGTACTTCACGGTGTCGGAGCTGCTGCAGAACGTGAGCAAGCATGCGGGGGCGCGGAGTGCGGCGGTGGAGGTGTGGTGGGCGGCTCCGTCGGGCGGCTTGGGCTCGCGCTTGGGCTCGCGCTCGGGTGCTGGTGCTGGTGCCGGTGCTGGTGGGGGGCGGCTGATGATCCGGGTGTCGGATGACGGGCGGGGCGGGGCGCGGCTGGACCGTGGGACCGGGCTGGCGGGGCTGGCGGAGCGGTTGGGGGCGGTGGACGGGGTGTTCGTGCTGGACTCGCCGGAGGGCGGGGGGACGACGGTGACGGCGGAGCTGCCTTGGCGGGACCGGGGCTGA
- a CDS encoding sensor histidine kinase: protein MGNGSGTVERGPRRSAVLRAPVEGRTWREFGYLMLGLPLSVLYFSLAITGISLGAGLLVTFIGLPVLAATLVMCRGFGAFERTRARHLLRLDVADPEPVRTGKDGVLAWMGAVLKSGSAWRHLLYSLLHFPWAVFAATLALVLWTYGWAFLLYPLWFWVFPVFTEQSGLQVFQNDDYTFHLAGFGGVTLTCLTGLALTLVTPYVIRALVTVDGLLVTGLLGPSRLAHRVTELESDRGIVVDTAAADLRRIERDLHDGAQARLVALAMDLGLAREKLTEDPKAAARMVDEAHGEVKIALQELRDLARGIHPAVLTDRGLDAALSSVASRCTVPVRVAVELPARPAAAIEGIAYFTVSELLQNISKHAQARTASVDVWKSGERLLIQVADDGRGGASTSAGSGLAGLGERLGAVDGVLLMESPAGGGTTVIAELPWRD from the coding sequence ATGGGCAACGGCAGTGGGACGGTGGAGCGGGGGCCGCGGCGGTCGGCGGTGTTGCGGGCGCCGGTCGAGGGGCGGACCTGGCGGGAGTTCGGCTATCTGATGCTCGGGCTTCCCCTGAGCGTCCTGTACTTTTCGCTCGCCATCACCGGCATCAGCCTCGGCGCCGGCCTGCTCGTCACCTTCATCGGCCTCCCGGTACTCGCCGCGACACTCGTCATGTGCCGCGGCTTCGGAGCCTTCGAGCGCACCCGGGCCCGGCACCTGCTGCGCCTGGACGTCGCCGATCCCGAACCCGTACGGACCGGCAAGGACGGTGTGCTCGCCTGGATGGGCGCCGTGCTCAAAAGCGGCAGCGCCTGGCGGCATCTGCTCTACTCCCTCCTCCACTTCCCGTGGGCGGTCTTCGCCGCCACCCTCGCGCTGGTCCTCTGGACCTACGGCTGGGCCTTCCTGCTCTACCCGCTGTGGTTCTGGGTCTTCCCGGTCTTCACCGAGCAGTCCGGACTCCAGGTGTTCCAGAACGACGACTACACCTTCCACCTCGCCGGTTTCGGGGGAGTCACCCTGACCTGCCTGACCGGGCTGGCCCTGACCCTGGTCACCCCGTATGTGATCCGCGCGCTGGTCACCGTGGACGGACTGCTGGTCACAGGCCTGCTCGGACCGTCCCGGCTGGCCCACCGGGTCACCGAGCTGGAGTCGGACCGCGGGATCGTGGTCGACACCGCCGCCGCCGATCTGCGGCGGATCGAGCGCGATCTGCACGACGGCGCGCAGGCCCGGCTGGTCGCCCTCGCCATGGACCTGGGGCTCGCCAGGGAGAAGCTGACCGAGGACCCGAAGGCAGCCGCCCGGATGGTCGACGAGGCACACGGCGAGGTGAAGATCGCCCTCCAGGAGCTGCGCGATCTGGCCCGCGGCATCCACCCGGCGGTGCTGACCGACCGCGGGCTGGACGCCGCCCTGTCCTCGGTGGCCTCCCGCTGCACGGTGCCGGTCCGGGTGGCGGTGGAGCTGCCCGCGCGGCCGGCCGCCGCGATCGAGGGGATCGCGTACTTCACGGTCTCCGAGCTGCTGCAGAACATCAGCAAGCACGCGCAGGCCCGGACCGCCTCGGTGGACGTGTGGAAGTCCGGCGAGCGGCTGCTGATCCAGGTCGCGGACGACGGCCGGGGCGGGGCGAGCACCTCGGCCGGCAGCGGCCTGGCGGGGCTGGGCGAGCGGCTGGGCGCGGTGGACGGCGTCCTGCTCATGGAGTCCCCGGCCGGCGGCGGGACGACCGTGATCGCCGAGTTGCCCTGGCGGGACTGA